One Aneurinibacillus migulanus genomic region harbors:
- the eutH gene encoding ethanolamine utilization protein EutH, whose protein sequence is MAQIGNYVIYIMMIAAVAGAIAAIRDSEKGLGREFMEGLHSVGYIFVPAAGIMASIPYLSQLIQTVFGPLFHAMGADPAIAATSIIAMDMGGYQLAEKLAQTKEGWIMATMTGYMAGATIVFSIPMGLAMLEKRDYKYMALGVMSGILTVPIGVFIASILMVLSDAKIREVIATNGEATYQLALSFGQIMTNLSPLVILVVLIALGLRFFPNTMIRGFIWFGRGIDAFIKLVLVASIVEYFTGFFSMIFGGWGFDPIIADEANPVRGLETAGFIGIMLAGAFPFVYLVRKYLARPLEAVGGKLGLSPVGSAGFLATIANILAMFRLVKTMPPKDKVINISFAVCAAFLLGDHLSFTANFQPTMILPIIIGKLSGGLIAVGLAYWLSVPKARELELQDRAAGIIAEDEYLDPSQKVNVPLEGDEQPYDPKLSGL, encoded by the coding sequence TTGGCACAAATCGGGAATTACGTAATTTATATTATGATGATAGCGGCAGTGGCGGGAGCTATTGCGGCGATTCGTGACAGCGAAAAAGGATTGGGCCGCGAGTTTATGGAAGGATTGCATTCCGTCGGGTACATTTTCGTTCCTGCTGCAGGGATTATGGCCTCGATTCCCTACCTTTCGCAGCTAATCCAAACGGTGTTTGGGCCTTTATTTCATGCGATGGGTGCTGATCCGGCCATTGCGGCCACTTCAATTATTGCCATGGACATGGGCGGCTATCAGCTGGCGGAGAAGCTGGCCCAGACAAAAGAGGGCTGGATTATGGCCACGATGACAGGCTATATGGCAGGCGCCACCATTGTATTCTCTATTCCGATGGGACTGGCCATGCTGGAGAAGCGCGATTACAAATATATGGCGCTTGGCGTTATGTCCGGTATCTTAACTGTGCCGATTGGTGTATTCATTGCCAGTATTCTGATGGTTCTCTCCGATGCAAAAATACGCGAAGTCATTGCCACGAACGGAGAGGCGACATATCAGCTTGCACTAAGCTTCGGTCAGATTATGACAAACTTGTCTCCGCTCGTAATTCTCGTAGTGCTTATTGCGCTCGGCCTGCGCTTCTTCCCGAATACAATGATTCGGGGATTTATTTGGTTCGGTCGAGGGATCGACGCGTTTATTAAGCTCGTACTCGTCGCCTCGATTGTCGAGTATTTTACGGGTTTTTTCAGTATGATTTTCGGGGGATGGGGATTCGATCCCATTATTGCTGATGAAGCGAATCCTGTCCGTGGTCTTGAAACAGCAGGGTTTATCGGTATTATGCTGGCGGGCGCGTTTCCATTCGTTTATCTCGTCCGTAAATATCTGGCAAGGCCCTTGGAAGCCGTCGGTGGCAAACTTGGCTTGAGTCCAGTTGGCAGCGCAGGATTTCTTGCCACGATTGCTAACATCCTAGCGATGTTCCGTCTGGTAAAAACGATGCCGCCCAAAGACAAGGTGATTAATATTTCCTTTGCGGTCTGCGCGGCTTTCCTGCTTGGTGATCACCTTTCATTTACTGCTAATTTTCAGCCAACAATGATTTTGCCTATCATTATCGGTAAGCTGAGTGGCGGTTTGATTGCTGTTGGGCTGGCTTATTGGCTGTCCGTACCAAAAGCTCGCGAGCTGGAGCTGCAGGACCGTGCAGCCGGAATTATCGCGGAGGACGAATATCTCGATCCGAGCCAAAAAGTGAATGTTCCGCTTGAAGGCGATGAGCAGCCGTATGATCCAAAGCTAAGCGGCCTATAA
- a CDS encoding mandelate racemase/muconate lactonizing enzyme family protein, whose protein sequence is MKIISVSVMAIQLPLRRPFIVAYETYETMPMIIVKLQTDTGYIGYGEATPDQHVTGETWESTYAVLTKVLGPLVLDEHPFNIERIHARMDDALYGCPAAKAGIDIACYDLMGKISGQPVYHLLGGLYHDSLTIPYVLSIKEPEAMAQEAADAVANGYGCIKIKVGLHRDTDIERVHAVRKAVGKSVQIRVDANQGWQNRTDTLYVLQRIEDCNIDWIEQPVVADDLVALADVRRQTTLPIMVDEGLHDVRDMREVIALGAADRINIKLMKCGGLYPALKLVSQAEMARMECQVGSMVESSVATAAGAHLSIAKKNITSNEMVGPLMFTQDIGALNYEGSRLHLSDKPGLGIEVDERMLAEMVCISETVDRK, encoded by the coding sequence GTGAAAATTATATCGGTTAGTGTGATGGCAATACAGCTTCCGTTGCGTCGTCCGTTTATTGTGGCATATGAAACGTACGAAACCATGCCGATGATTATCGTGAAATTGCAGACGGACACAGGGTATATCGGATACGGAGAGGCTACTCCGGATCAGCATGTGACCGGTGAAACGTGGGAAAGTACTTACGCCGTACTGACGAAAGTTCTTGGGCCTCTGGTGCTTGACGAACATCCGTTTAATATTGAGCGCATTCATGCCAGGATGGACGACGCGCTGTATGGTTGTCCGGCAGCCAAAGCGGGCATCGACATCGCTTGTTATGATCTGATGGGCAAAATATCAGGCCAGCCGGTGTATCACTTGTTAGGAGGGCTGTATCACGATTCCTTGACGATTCCATATGTACTCAGCATCAAAGAGCCGGAAGCGATGGCGCAAGAAGCGGCAGATGCAGTAGCAAATGGCTACGGCTGTATTAAAATAAAAGTGGGGTTACATCGCGATACGGACATAGAACGCGTTCACGCTGTGCGCAAGGCCGTCGGAAAATCAGTGCAAATTCGGGTTGATGCCAATCAGGGCTGGCAGAATCGTACCGATACACTGTACGTGCTGCAGCGGATAGAGGATTGTAATATTGACTGGATTGAGCAACCAGTGGTTGCTGACGATTTGGTAGCACTGGCGGACGTGCGTCGCCAGACAACATTGCCGATCATGGTGGATGAAGGACTGCATGATGTACGTGATATGCGTGAGGTGATTGCTCTAGGAGCAGCGGATCGAATCAATATCAAGCTTATGAAATGCGGCGGACTGTATCCGGCATTGAAGCTGGTCAGTCAGGCGGAGATGGCGAGGATGGAATGTCAGGTTGGTTCGATGGTGGAATCATCGGTTGCCACTGCGGCAGGTGCGCACCTATCCATTGCAAAGAAAAACATTACTTCCAATGAGATGGTAGGGCCGCTCATGTTTACCCAAGACATTGGCGCACTGAACTATGAAGGCAGCCGGTTGCATCTTTCTGATAAGCCCGGACTTGGTATCGAAGTCGATGAGCGGATGCTTGCAGAAATGGTATGCATCAGCGAGACGGTAGATAGAAAATAA
- a CDS encoding aspartate kinase, translating to MKVAKFGGTSLASAAQIKKVCDIVLADAKRKVVVVSAPGKRDKNDTKVTDLLIALAERYLAEGEAEAELAAVVARYRDIAEGLALSEEIVQLIEADLRERLALDRSKPEMFMDAIKASGEDNNAKVVARYLQSKGVHASYVNPREAGLFVSEEHGNAQVLAESYENLKALRDKAGIQIFPGFFGYSPSGELVTFSRGGSDITGSILAAAVKADLYENFTDVDSVFSANPNIVPEPQPIQKLTYREMRELSYAGFSVFHDEALIPAFRAGIPVCIKNTNNPAAPGTMIVFEREGNGNPVVGIASDGGFCSIYVSKYLMNREIGFGRRLLHILEDEELSYEHIPSGIDDISVILKDDKIDDEVERRITERVRTELAVDDIVFERDMSMIMLVGEGMRHNVGTTARAAGALARAQVNIEMINQGSSEVSMMFGVKAVDEEKAVRAIYEEFFNKNAASETATAEEAISYR from the coding sequence ATGAAAGTAGCAAAATTCGGAGGAACATCCCTGGCCAGTGCGGCACAAATCAAAAAAGTATGCGATATCGTACTTGCCGATGCCAAACGAAAAGTTGTTGTCGTATCTGCTCCAGGTAAGCGGGACAAAAACGATACGAAGGTGACGGATTTATTGATTGCACTCGCCGAGCGGTATCTGGCAGAAGGGGAAGCGGAAGCAGAACTGGCTGCTGTCGTAGCCCGTTACCGTGACATCGCGGAGGGACTTGCATTATCGGAAGAGATTGTGCAACTAATCGAGGCGGATCTGCGAGAGCGCCTTGCCCTTGATAGAAGTAAACCGGAGATGTTCATGGATGCGATAAAAGCGAGCGGAGAAGACAACAATGCGAAAGTAGTAGCGCGCTATCTGCAGAGCAAAGGTGTTCATGCAAGCTATGTCAATCCGAGAGAGGCGGGTCTTTTTGTAAGTGAAGAACATGGAAATGCCCAAGTGCTTGCCGAATCATATGAGAATTTAAAGGCGTTGCGTGATAAGGCAGGAATTCAGATTTTCCCGGGCTTCTTTGGATACTCACCGTCCGGTGAACTGGTGACATTCTCGCGCGGTGGTTCTGATATTACCGGATCGATTCTGGCAGCGGCAGTGAAGGCAGATTTGTATGAGAACTTTACCGATGTCGATTCGGTATTCTCGGCTAATCCGAATATTGTACCAGAGCCACAGCCGATTCAGAAACTCACCTACCGTGAGATGCGAGAGCTATCGTACGCCGGTTTCTCCGTTTTCCATGATGAAGCGCTCATTCCGGCATTCCGCGCCGGTATCCCTGTCTGCATTAAGAATACGAACAATCCGGCTGCACCGGGTACAATGATCGTATTTGAGCGGGAAGGCAATGGTAATCCCGTGGTAGGTATCGCAAGTGACGGTGGATTCTGCAGCATTTATGTAAGCAAATACTTGATGAACCGTGAAATTGGTTTCGGACGTCGTCTGCTTCATATTCTTGAAGATGAAGAGTTATCATATGAGCACATTCCGTCCGGTATCGACGACATTTCTGTTATTCTGAAAGACGATAAAATCGACGATGAGGTAGAGCGACGCATTACAGAACGTGTTCGTACAGAGCTTGCGGTCGATGATATCGTATTCGAACGCGACATGTCAATGATTATGCTTGTGGGTGAAGGGATGCGTCACAATGTTGGTACGACAGCCCGGGCAGCGGGTGCATTGGCGCGAGCCCAGGTCAATATTGAGATGATTAACCAGGGATCGTCAGAGGTCAGCATGATGTTCGGCGTCAAAGCGGTGGATGAGGAAAAAGCTGTGCGTGCTATCTATGAAGAGTTCTTTAACAAAAATGCCGCAAGCGAAACGGCAACAGCAGAAGAGGCGATAAGCTACCGCTAA
- a CDS encoding YfcC family protein: MSKTNVSTTGLETKKQPGSRVPHVFVILFFVIVLAAVATYLVTPGEYQRAEDARGRMIVVDGTYHAVEAAPAKFMAIFQSIYKGMHEAADIIFYIFIVGGSFGVLRATNVIEGAVGSISRKMAGREKILIPVFMLFFSLAGAMLGLAEETIPYITIMVPLVMMLGFDSITGAAIVLIGTSVGFTAAFMNPFTVGVAQGIADLPLFSGMGLRLIIWFVMLAVSIWYVMRYAEKVKKEPTKSVMYELDRVNKSQVNFQGDEYRLTTRHKLVLIILVATLVTLAVGVSKFGWFIPEIAGLFLLMGILMGVVARMPVNDIAESFIEGCRTLVMGALVVGVARAILVILEDGKVMDTILHSLATGVGSLPGGLTAFGMYLVQCMINYIVPSGSGQAALTMPIMAPLGDLVGVSRQTAVLAFQLGDGISNIFTPTSGYFMAGLALAGIPWVKWAKWILPLILIHYILGAVFVTLAHVIGYS; encoded by the coding sequence ATGAGCAAAACGAACGTAAGTACTACAGGGTTAGAGACAAAAAAGCAGCCGGGATCGCGCGTTCCCCATGTGTTTGTTATTTTGTTTTTTGTCATCGTATTGGCGGCAGTGGCGACTTATCTCGTAACGCCGGGTGAATATCAACGCGCTGAAGATGCCCGGGGCCGGATGATTGTCGTTGATGGAACGTATCATGCGGTAGAAGCTGCGCCAGCAAAATTCATGGCAATTTTCCAATCTATTTACAAAGGGATGCATGAAGCGGCCGACATTATTTTTTACATTTTTATCGTAGGCGGCTCGTTCGGGGTTTTGCGAGCCACGAATGTCATCGAAGGCGCCGTTGGCAGCATTTCACGGAAAATGGCCGGCCGGGAGAAGATATTGATTCCAGTGTTTATGTTATTTTTTTCGCTAGCCGGCGCCATGCTTGGGCTGGCTGAAGAAACTATTCCGTACATTACGATTATGGTGCCGCTCGTGATGATGCTTGGGTTTGACTCGATTACCGGGGCGGCTATTGTGCTCATTGGTACATCAGTCGGCTTTACGGCGGCGTTCATGAACCCGTTCACAGTCGGTGTAGCTCAGGGAATTGCCGATCTTCCGCTGTTTTCTGGCATGGGACTCCGCCTTATCATATGGTTTGTCATGCTGGCGGTAAGCATCTGGTATGTTATGCGTTATGCAGAGAAAGTCAAGAAGGAGCCGACCAAAAGCGTTATGTATGAGCTGGATCGGGTGAATAAAAGTCAAGTCAATTTTCAGGGGGACGAGTATAGATTAACGACACGGCATAAGCTAGTTCTGATTATTCTTGTAGCTACACTTGTAACATTAGCAGTTGGTGTCTCAAAATTCGGCTGGTTTATTCCAGAAATCGCCGGTTTGTTCCTATTGATGGGTATTTTAATGGGAGTGGTTGCCCGCATGCCGGTTAACGACATTGCTGAATCCTTCATTGAAGGCTGTCGTACGTTGGTGATGGGAGCGTTGGTTGTCGGGGTGGCGCGTGCTATTCTGGTCATTCTTGAAGACGGAAAAGTCATGGATACCATTCTCCATAGTCTCGCTACCGGCGTCGGATCACTTCCCGGCGGTCTTACCGCGTTTGGTATGTATTTGGTACAATGTATGATTAATTATATTGTGCCTTCAGGAAGCGGTCAGGCCGCGCTAACGATGCCGATTATGGCACCGCTCGGGGACCTCGTGGGCGTCAGCAGGCAAACGGCAGTGCTTGCGTTCCAGCTGGGTGACGGCATCTCTAATATTTTTACGCCTACATCCGGATATTTCATGGCTGGCCTTGCGTTGGCGGGAATCCCCTGGGTGAAGTGGGCGAAGTGGATTTTGCCGCTCATCCTTATACATTATATATTGGGCGCTGTGTTCGTTACGCTCGCTCATGTTATAGGATATTCTTAA
- a CDS encoding acyl-CoA thioesterase — translation MYTTVIQPRMSETNGTGHISNTTLPVWFEAAREPIYCLFNPTGDMRTFPLIIVSMNVDFLRQIYFGREVEVRTWVEHIGNSSFTLYEELYQEGQLCAKGRATYVYFDYENQKSQQISQEVRRELEVHRLPTIVEESSRG, via the coding sequence ATGTATACAACTGTCATTCAGCCCCGTATGTCTGAGACAAATGGTACGGGACATATTAGCAATACAACACTGCCCGTATGGTTTGAAGCGGCACGGGAGCCGATTTATTGCCTGTTCAATCCGACAGGAGATATGCGCACATTTCCTTTGATTATCGTGAGCATGAATGTTGACTTTCTTCGCCAAATTTATTTTGGCAGGGAGGTGGAGGTGCGCACCTGGGTGGAGCATATTGGAAATAGTAGCTTTACCCTTTATGAAGAACTATATCAAGAAGGACAATTATGTGCCAAAGGCAGGGCAACTTATGTTTATTTCGACTATGAAAATCAAAAATCGCAGCAAATTTCACAAGAAGTGCGCAGGGAATTGGAAGTACACCGACTGCCTACGATAGTGGAGGAGTCATCTCGCGGATAA
- a CDS encoding EutN/CcmL family microcompartment protein: MRIGTIIGNVWATRKEDGLTGLKFLFVQLEDTGGKPIDAPLIAADRIGAGIGDTVMVTTGSAARFAIPERDVPVDAVIIGIVDSIDVESR, encoded by the coding sequence ATGCGCATCGGAACGATAATCGGTAATGTATGGGCGACACGCAAAGAAGATGGACTGACTGGATTAAAGTTTCTCTTTGTACAATTAGAAGATACGGGCGGCAAGCCGATCGATGCGCCGCTCATCGCTGCCGATCGTATTGGTGCCGGCATCGGTGACACTGTCATGGTGACGACGGGCAGTGCCGCCCGTTTCGCGATCCCGGAACGGGATGTGCCGGTGGATGCGGTAATAATCGGTATTGTAGACTCAATTGATGTGGAAAGTAGGTGA
- a CDS encoding DUF3050 domain-containing protein: MHSTALQTLEAVRDELLAHPMYAQMTTPERVRVLMKHHVFAVWDFMTLLKRLQREVTSVDVPWMPNETPKYTRFINEIVLAEESDEDGRGGYASHFQLYLEAMEEVGADRVPICAFLDQLRNGEDYVEALDQDVIPVSVREFVAYNIYTAMNGKVHEVAAAFFYGREGLIPDMFELLVDALEKKGATNERLDYYLRRHIELDGDDHGPLAQKLLESLCGQDEKKTEDALEVARRSLLMRGRLWDGVLAEIRKKGL, encoded by the coding sequence ATGCATTCTACAGCGTTACAAACACTTGAAGCGGTGCGCGATGAATTGCTTGCGCATCCTATGTACGCACAGATGACGACGCCGGAGAGAGTAAGGGTGCTCATGAAGCACCATGTATTTGCAGTATGGGACTTTATGACATTATTAAAACGGCTACAGCGGGAAGTCACTTCAGTAGATGTACCGTGGATGCCGAATGAGACGCCGAAGTATACGCGCTTCATCAATGAAATTGTACTGGCAGAGGAATCTGATGAAGATGGACGTGGCGGATATGCAAGCCATTTCCAACTTTATTTGGAAGCGATGGAGGAAGTGGGAGCGGATAGAGTGCCGATTTGCGCATTTTTGGACCAGCTCCGAAATGGGGAGGATTATGTAGAAGCGTTGGATCAAGATGTGATCCCGGTTTCAGTGCGTGAGTTTGTTGCATATAACATATATACGGCGATGAATGGAAAGGTGCATGAGGTGGCTGCTGCCTTTTTCTATGGTCGTGAGGGTTTAATCCCTGATATGTTTGAGCTGCTAGTGGATGCGCTTGAGAAGAAGGGTGCTACCAATGAGCGTCTTGATTATTACTTACGCCGTCACATTGAGCTTGATGGAGATGATCATGGTCCGCTGGCACAGAAGCTATTGGAAAGTTTGTGTGGTCAGGATGAAAAGAAGACGGAAGATGCGCTGGAAGTTGCCCGTCGTTCACTTCTCATGCGAGGTAGACTGTGGGATGGTGTGCTCGCAGAAATCAGAAAAAAAGGTTTATAG
- a CDS encoding ethanolamine ammonia-lyase subunit EutB, producing MKLSCVIKGNSYSFTSVKDVLAKASEEKSGDQMARVAAQSSLERMAAKVVLSEFTLADIYENPVIPYEEDEVTRIIYDGINLSIYNEIKNWSIGELRNYILSHRTGPHELTRIGRGLTSEMIAAVAKLMSSMDLVIASQKIRPTAHCNTRIGEKGRLAFRCQPNHPTDDPEGILFSMKEGLSYGAGDAVIGINPNVDTVESVSRLLHMSHDFMMKWEIPTQNCVLAHITTQMQALERGAPIALMFQSLAGTQKANDAFGVNGDMLDEALLMMMRQGTSAGPNVMYFETGQGSEVSLDADIGVDMQTLEARTYGYARQWKPFMVNNVSGFIGPETLYDGRQMIRADLEDLFMGKLHGLPMGIAPTYTNHMYADQNDQEIAGMLTALAGANFYMGVPGGDDVMLNYQDTSYHDDASLREMLGLRPLQEFEKWMEKMGLMEEGRLTERAGDLSIFEEVR from the coding sequence ATGAAGCTTTCATGCGTTATAAAAGGTAATTCCTATTCATTCACATCGGTTAAAGACGTGCTAGCGAAGGCAAGTGAAGAGAAGTCGGGCGATCAGATGGCGCGTGTCGCGGCACAATCTTCGCTTGAGCGTATGGCGGCAAAAGTCGTGCTCAGCGAGTTTACGCTTGCGGATATATATGAGAACCCGGTCATTCCGTATGAAGAGGATGAAGTAACTCGAATCATTTATGACGGAATCAATCTTTCCATTTATAATGAAATAAAAAATTGGAGCATTGGTGAACTCCGCAATTACATATTATCTCATCGAACAGGTCCTCATGAACTTACCCGGATTGGCCGTGGTCTTACGAGCGAGATGATAGCGGCTGTAGCCAAGCTGATGTCAAGCATGGATTTGGTCATAGCTTCCCAAAAAATACGTCCTACTGCGCATTGTAATACACGCATCGGAGAGAAGGGGAGACTGGCGTTTCGTTGCCAACCGAATCACCCTACTGATGATCCAGAGGGGATTCTCTTTTCTATGAAAGAAGGGTTATCTTACGGGGCGGGTGACGCTGTTATCGGTATCAATCCAAACGTCGATACAGTAGAATCTGTCTCACGTCTGTTGCACATGTCGCACGATTTCATGATGAAGTGGGAGATCCCTACACAAAATTGCGTACTTGCGCATATCACGACCCAGATGCAGGCGCTGGAAAGAGGGGCACCGATTGCGCTGATGTTTCAAAGTCTGGCTGGAACACAGAAAGCAAATGATGCATTCGGTGTGAACGGAGATATGCTTGATGAAGCTTTGCTCATGATGATGCGCCAGGGTACTTCAGCGGGGCCAAATGTGATGTATTTTGAGACGGGCCAGGGATCGGAAGTATCGCTTGACGCAGATATCGGTGTGGATATGCAGACGTTGGAAGCGCGTACATACGGATACGCGCGTCAATGGAAACCCTTCATGGTCAATAATGTCTCAGGCTTTATCGGACCAGAGACGCTCTATGACGGTCGTCAGATGATACGCGCCGATTTGGAAGATTTGTTCATGGGTAAGCTTCATGGCCTACCGATGGGAATTGCCCCTACGTATACGAATCATATGTATGCTGACCAGAATGATCAGGAGATTGCAGGCATGCTGACTGCGCTGGCAGGAGCAAACTTCTATATGGGTGTACCAGGCGGCGACGATGTTATGCTAAATTACCAAGATACAAGCTATCATGACGACGCCAGTTTGCGCGAGATGCTAGGATTGCGTCCTCTTCAAGAATTCGAAAAGTGGATGGAAAAAATGGGACTTATGGAAGAAGGGCGATTGACGGAACGTGCGGGTGACCTTTCGATTTTTGAGGAAGTGAGGTGA
- the eutC gene encoding ethanolamine ammonia-lyase subunit EutC, whose protein sequence is MNQEKIEQVVEQVLRELTRKLEASRVEEMQTEEGPLQRKEKDVILFSEEKEMGVERPHHLQAIERAQQVTPARIGIGRAGTRMRTRSYLQFRIDHAAAQDAVMKDVSEELVESLGLPVLRTQAEDMTTYLMDLDKGRKLSEKSVHWLSEHGEKKKNVQILVCDGLSSSAVEANIRDILPSLEQGLKLKNLSVARPLFVKRSRVWVQDHIASIVDCDVVLSLIGERPGLATSESLSAYMVYRPGAHTVEADRTVISNIHKGGFPPVEAGAYLADLIGDIIQHEASGVSYMRKKNNQNN, encoded by the coding sequence ATGAACCAGGAAAAAATCGAGCAGGTGGTTGAGCAGGTGCTGCGTGAGTTGACCCGGAAGCTGGAGGCTTCGCGTGTGGAAGAGATGCAAACGGAAGAGGGTCCCCTGCAAAGGAAAGAGAAGGATGTGATTCTTTTTTCAGAGGAGAAGGAGATGGGAGTAGAGCGTCCGCATCATCTGCAGGCGATTGAAAGGGCCCAACAAGTCACTCCGGCCCGGATCGGCATTGGGCGTGCCGGTACACGCATGCGAACGCGCAGCTATCTACAGTTTCGTATTGATCATGCGGCAGCGCAGGATGCGGTGATGAAGGACGTATCGGAAGAACTCGTCGAGTCGCTAGGCTTGCCGGTATTAAGAACACAGGCCGAGGATATGACGACCTATCTTATGGATTTAGATAAGGGACGCAAATTATCGGAGAAGTCAGTTCATTGGCTTTCTGAACACGGGGAAAAAAAGAAGAACGTGCAGATTCTTGTTTGTGATGGGCTCAGTTCGTCTGCCGTGGAAGCAAATATCCGGGATATACTCCCCTCACTTGAACAAGGTCTTAAGCTAAAAAACCTTAGCGTAGCCCGCCCGCTATTCGTTAAACGCTCCCGCGTCTGGGTGCAAGACCATATTGCATCCATTGTGGATTGTGATGTCGTACTCTCGCTTATTGGAGAGAGGCCCGGTCTTGCCACATCTGAAAGTCTGAGCGCGTACATGGTATATCGACCAGGGGCGCACACAGTAGAGGCCGATCGGACCGTAATTTCCAATATTCATAAAGGCGGCTTTCCTCCAGTGGAGGCAGGCGCATATTTGGCCGATTTAATCGGAGATATTATACAGCATGAGGCCAGCGGAGTCAGTTATATGAGAAAGAAAAATAATCAGAATAATTAA
- a CDS encoding reverse transcriptase-like protein — translation MKVSITWEYKAQNSKVRTTFTSQLMAGTEAIQLAKDIEKTGRVQSLVFHDEEGEPWTKKELDKLLKEVETEPHNLLVYFDGGYNKEHRVAGLGAVIYFEQNGKSYRIRKNEVAEAIDSNNDAEYAAFWLALRELEALGTHHLPVVFRGDSQVVLNQLGGEWPVFEDRENRWVDRIEAKLTELGLKPHYEPIGRAENKEADMLATQALNGEVIFSHKQL, via the coding sequence ATGAAGGTCAGCATAACATGGGAGTATAAAGCGCAAAATAGCAAAGTTCGTACGACGTTTACTTCTCAACTGATGGCGGGTACGGAAGCGATCCAACTGGCCAAAGACATAGAGAAAACCGGACGAGTGCAAAGCCTTGTTTTCCATGATGAAGAAGGCGAGCCCTGGACGAAAAAAGAGCTGGATAAGCTGCTGAAAGAAGTCGAGACCGAGCCTCACAATCTCCTCGTGTATTTTGACGGAGGTTATAATAAAGAGCACCGTGTAGCTGGTCTTGGTGCGGTCATTTACTTCGAGCAGAACGGTAAGTCATATCGCATCCGCAAAAACGAGGTGGCCGAGGCGATCGATTCAAACAACGATGCGGAATATGCGGCATTCTGGCTTGCGCTGCGCGAACTGGAAGCACTCGGAACGCACCATCTGCCAGTAGTGTTCCGTGGCGATTCGCAGGTGGTACTAAACCAATTGGGTGGCGAGTGGCCGGTATTTGAGGATCGGGAGAACCGCTGGGTAGACAGAATCGAAGCGAAGCTTACAGAACTCGGGCTTAAACCGCATTATGAACCCATTGGACGCGCGGAGAATAAGGAAGCGGATATGCTGGCCACACAGGCGCTTAATGGAGAAGTGATTTTTAGCCACAAGCAATTGTAA
- a CDS encoding YhcN/YlaJ family sporulation lipoprotein encodes MNNKEKYTLIVLAGISLSLIAVSCVPKQKDSYPLEYQNLRFSASPSTSTYVTASSLDEDEIMHADMETTLEEIALDILGVAGASVLIHDKEALVGLRLSNYTRGRNIIQQDVKTALSLRMPGYIIHVTSNRHLYQRIHILRNQLRNGHHIETFERNIRAIIREMTPPLS; translated from the coding sequence ATGAACAACAAAGAAAAATATACACTAATTGTCTTGGCGGGTATCTCGCTCTCTCTTATTGCTGTTTCTTGTGTTCCGAAGCAGAAGGATTCTTATCCGTTAGAATATCAAAACCTACGTTTTTCTGCATCGCCTTCCACCTCTACTTATGTTACGGCATCCTCTTTAGATGAGGATGAAATCATGCATGCTGACATGGAAACCACACTGGAAGAGATCGCCCTTGATATTCTGGGCGTTGCTGGCGCCTCCGTTCTTATTCATGACAAAGAAGCACTCGTCGGATTGCGTCTGTCCAACTATACCCGCGGACGCAATATCATTCAACAAGATGTAAAAACAGCTCTCTCCCTTCGCATGCCTGGCTATATCATCCATGTTACTTCCAATCGCCATCTCTATCAACGCATTCATATTCTCCGTAATCAGCTACGGAATGGACACCACATTGAAACATTTGAACGCAATATACGTGCGATTATCCGCGAGATGACTCCTCCACTATCGTAG